A single Pseudomonas brassicacearum DNA region contains:
- a CDS encoding HAD family hydrolase → MSDLMKHPIRFLLSDMDGTLLLPDHSLNQRTIEAVRSLREAGVLFSLATGRPPRAMLQQIEALGVDLPTAAFNGGTLVHPDGSFLAVHYLPPEAALATLALYADQPGIEVWVFADGDWLVRDANGPMVPVETRGLGYPPVEVGSFEPYLERIDKIVATSANTDLLVELEARLHPLLKGQAQVSRSQPIYLDVTAMKANKGEALSTLAAFLDVPLEQTAAMGDGGNDPAMFHRAGLSIAMGQAEEAIRRQADVITAAVIDDGAALAIERYILSR, encoded by the coding sequence ATGAGTGATCTGATGAAGCATCCCATCCGTTTCCTGCTCAGCGACATGGACGGCACATTGCTGTTGCCCGACCACAGCCTGAACCAGCGCACCATTGAAGCGGTTCGCTCATTGCGTGAGGCCGGTGTGTTGTTCAGTCTCGCCACCGGGCGCCCGCCGCGGGCCATGTTGCAGCAGATCGAGGCCCTGGGCGTCGACCTGCCCACGGCGGCATTCAATGGCGGCACGCTGGTTCATCCTGACGGCAGCTTTCTGGCGGTCCATTACCTGCCACCCGAAGCGGCATTGGCGACGCTGGCCCTGTATGCCGATCAGCCCGGCATCGAAGTCTGGGTATTTGCCGATGGCGACTGGCTGGTGCGCGACGCCAACGGTCCGATGGTGCCGGTGGAGACGCGTGGCTTGGGCTACCCACCCGTAGAGGTAGGAAGCTTCGAGCCTTACCTGGAGCGGATCGATAAGATCGTCGCCACCAGTGCCAACACGGACTTGCTGGTGGAGCTGGAGGCGCGGTTGCATCCGCTGCTCAAGGGCCAGGCCCAAGTGTCGCGTTCGCAACCGATCTACCTGGATGTGACGGCCATGAAGGCGAACAAAGGAGAAGCGCTGTCGACCCTGGCAGCCTTCCTCGATGTGCCGCTGGAACAGACGGCGGCCATGGGCGACGGAGGCAACGATCCGGCGATGTTCCACCGCGCGGGATTGTCCATTGCGATGGGGCAGGCGGAGGAAGCGATCCGGCGTCAAGCGGATGTCATTACCGCTGCCGTTATTGATGACGGTGCAGCGCTGGCGATCGAGCGCTACATCTTGTCGCGGTAG
- the zwf gene encoding glucose-6-phosphate dehydrogenase: MTSISSKSKAEPAPPTTLFLFGAHGDLVKRLLMPALYHLSRDGLLGDGLRIIGVDHNAISDVDFAKKLEDFIRNEAASKGGDADRALDPALWAKLARGISYVQGDFLDEGTYQALAAKIAASGTGNAVFYLATAPRFFSEVVSRLGAAGLLQEQEGAFRRVVIEKPFGSDLHTAEALNACLLKVMSEKQIYRIDHYLGKETVQNILVSRFSNSLFEAFWNNHYIDHVQITAAETVGVETRGSFYEHTGALRDMVPNHLFQLLAMVAMEPPAAFGADAVRGEKAKVVGAIRPWSVEQARANSVRGQYTAGEVGGKAVSGYRQEANVAPDSSTETYVALKVMIDNWRWVGVPFYLRTGKRMSVRDTEIVICFKPAPYAQFRDTDVDELQPTHLRIQIQPNEGMWFDLLAKRPGPALDMANIELGFAYKDFFVMQPSTGYETLIYDCLTGDQTLFQRADNIENGWRAVQPFLDAWQQDAAVQPYKAGEDGPAAADDLLGRDSRVWHDLG, translated from the coding sequence ATGACCTCGATCAGCAGCAAATCCAAGGCAGAACCCGCGCCGCCGACCACGTTGTTTCTGTTCGGCGCCCATGGCGATCTGGTCAAGCGTCTGCTGATGCCGGCGCTTTACCACCTCAGTCGTGACGGTCTGCTGGGTGATGGGCTGCGCATCATCGGGGTTGACCACAACGCCATCAGCGATGTGGATTTTGCCAAGAAACTCGAGGACTTCATCCGTAACGAAGCGGCGAGCAAGGGAGGCGATGCCGACCGGGCGCTCGACCCAGCGCTGTGGGCCAAGCTGGCCCGTGGCATCAGCTACGTCCAGGGTGATTTCCTCGATGAGGGCACCTACCAGGCGCTGGCGGCGAAAATCGCTGCCAGCGGCACTGGCAACGCGGTGTTCTACCTGGCGACCGCGCCGCGCTTTTTCAGTGAAGTGGTCAGCCGCCTCGGTGCGGCCGGGCTGCTTCAGGAGCAGGAGGGGGCCTTCCGGCGGGTGGTGATCGAAAAACCGTTCGGCTCCGACCTGCACACCGCCGAAGCGTTGAACGCCTGCCTGCTCAAGGTCATGAGCGAGAAACAGATCTATCGCATCGACCATTACCTGGGCAAGGAAACGGTGCAGAACATTCTGGTCAGCCGTTTCTCCAACAGCCTGTTCGAGGCGTTCTGGAACAACCACTACATCGACCACGTACAAATCACCGCCGCCGAAACCGTCGGTGTGGAAACCCGTGGCAGTTTTTATGAACACACCGGTGCCCTGCGGGACATGGTGCCCAATCATCTTTTCCAACTGCTGGCGATGGTGGCCATGGAGCCGCCAGCGGCGTTTGGCGCCGACGCCGTGCGCGGGGAAAAGGCCAAGGTCGTCGGGGCGATCCGGCCCTGGTCGGTAGAGCAGGCCCGGGCCAACTCGGTCCGAGGCCAGTACACGGCCGGTGAAGTCGGTGGCAAGGCGGTAAGCGGTTATCGCCAGGAGGCCAACGTGGCGCCCGACAGCAGCACCGAGACCTACGTTGCCCTCAAGGTCATGATCGACAACTGGCGTTGGGTCGGCGTGCCGTTTTACCTGCGCACTGGCAAACGCATGAGCGTGCGGGACACGGAGATCGTCATCTGCTTCAAGCCAGCACCTTACGCGCAGTTTCGCGACACCGACGTCGACGAATTGCAACCTACGCACTTGAGAATCCAGATTCAGCCCAATGAAGGCATGTGGTTCGACCTGCTGGCCAAGCGGCCGGGGCCGGCACTCGACATGGCCAATATCGAGTTGGGCTTCGCCTATAAGGATTTCTTCGTAATGCAGCCCTCCACAGGTTACGAAACCCTGATCTACGATTGCCTGACCGGCGACCAGACGCTGTTCCAGCGTGCCGACAATATCGAAAACGGCTGGCGCGCCGTGCAACCGTTCCTCGATGCCTGGCAGCAGGACGCAGCGGTCCAGCCCTACAAGGCCGGCGAAGATGGCCCGGCAGCCGCCGATGACTTGCTTGGCCGCGACAGTCGCGTCTGGCACGACCTCGGATGA